From the genome of Populus alba chromosome 10, ASM523922v2, whole genome shotgun sequence, one region includes:
- the LOC118060196 gene encoding uncharacterized membrane protein At1g16860 isoform X1, which produces MFYCFYPPLRSGSFMGSRYPSHRLGNGLVVSGRLEQPKEKAPTMSSSAMPYTGGDIKKSGELGKMFIPTEGSKSRKSGPITGPPSRTGSFAGAASHSGSMVSNAAPRAGYTTSGPLPSGGLPGSASLKKSSSGPLNKHGEPIKKSSGPQSGGVTRQNSGSIPSALPATGLITSGPISSGPLNSSGAPRKVSGPLESTGSMKLNSSSISNNPAVTTLSQDDDYSVRRNFPKTVVWLVILIFVMGLLAGGFILGAVHNAILLVVVAVLFVVVAALVVWNMCRGSRSIIEFIGHYPDTDLRTAKNGQYVKVSGVVTCGNVPLESSFQRIPRCVYTSTRLYEYRAWGSKPANPNHRHFTWGLRSSETHVVDFYISDFQSGLRALIKTGSGTRVAPFVDDSFVVDINPGNKDLSPEFVRWLGKRNLSSDERLMRLKEGYIKEGSTVSVMGIVQRNENVLMIVPPPEPLATGWQWPRCIFPASLDGIVLRHEDTSDVDVIPV; this is translated from the exons ATGTTTTACTGCTTTTATCCCCCTTTAAGATCCGG AAGCTTCATGGGTTCCAGATACCCATCTCACCGACTTGGCAATGGCCTTGTCGTATCCGGTCGACTTGAGCAGCCAAAAGAAAAGGCTCCAACAATGAGCTCATCTGCCATGCCTTATACAGGTGGGGATATTAAGAAATCAGGAGAGCTGGGGAAAATGTTTATCCCTACTGAAGGCTCTAAGTCTAGGAAATCTGGGCCAATAACCGGGCCTCCTTCAAGGACTGGATCTTTTGCAGGGGCTGCTTCACATTCAGGGTCAATGGTGTCAAATGCTGCTCCTCGTGCTGGCTATACTACATCGGGTCCTCTACCCTCCGGAGGCTTGCCTGGTTCAGCTTCACTAAAGAAATCGAGTTCTGGACCACTAAATAAACATGGGGAACCCATAAAGAAGTCCTCTGGCCCTCAATCTGGTGGAGTAACGCGACAAAATTCCGGATCTATTCCATCAGCCCTGCCAGCAACCGGTCTCATAACATCTGGACCTATTTCTTCAGGACCATTAAATTCTTCCGGTGCTCCTCGGAAAGTATCTGGTCCCTTGGAATCCACAGGTTCAATGAAATTAAACAGCTCCTCCATTAGTAACAACCCAGCTGTGACTACTTTAAGTCAGGATGATGACTATTCTGTGAGGAGGAACTTCCCAAAAACAGTAGTATGGTTGGTGATACTGATTTTTGTGATGGGATTGCTTGCTGGTGGGTTTATTCTTGGAGCTGTTCACAACGCCATCCTCCTTGTTGTTGTTGCGGTTCTTTTTGTCGTAGTTGCTGCATTAGTTGTTTGGAACATGTGTCGGGGAAGTAGATCTATCATAGAGTTCATTGGCCATTATCCTGATACTGATCTCAGAACTGCAAAAAATGGACAATATGTGAAAGTTTCTGGG GTGGTTACCTGTGGCAATGTCCCTTTGGAGTCTTCATTCCAAAGAATTCCTAGATGTGTCTATACCTCTACAAGATTATATGAGTATCGCGCATGGGGTTCAAAACCAGCCAACCCTAATCACCGCCATTTTACATGGGGACTGAGATCATCAGAG ACGCATGTtgttgatttctacatctctgATTTCCAATCTGGTTTAAGAGCATTGATCAAAACTGGCAGTGGCACGAGGGTAGCCCCTTTTGTTGATGATTCCTTTGTTGTTGATATTAACCCTGGAAATAAAGACCTGTCTCCAGAGTTTGTCAGGTGGCTGGGAAAGAGAAATCTTTCGAGTGATGAGCGTCTAATGAGATTGAAAGAAGG TTATATCAAAGAGGGCAGCACTGTTAGCGTGATGGGAATTGTTCAGAGAAATGAAAATGTGCTTATGATAGTCCCGCCTCCGGAGCCATTGGCAACTGGATGGCAATGGCCCAGATGCATCTTTCCAGCTAGCCTTGACGGTATTGTTTTGAGACATGAAGATACATCAGATGTTGATGTGATACCTGTATAG
- the LOC118060196 gene encoding uncharacterized membrane protein At1g16860 isoform X2, with protein MGSRYPSHRLGNGLVVSGRLEQPKEKAPTMSSSAMPYTGGDIKKSGELGKMFIPTEGSKSRKSGPITGPPSRTGSFAGAASHSGSMVSNAAPRAGYTTSGPLPSGGLPGSASLKKSSSGPLNKHGEPIKKSSGPQSGGVTRQNSGSIPSALPATGLITSGPISSGPLNSSGAPRKVSGPLESTGSMKLNSSSISNNPAVTTLSQDDDYSVRRNFPKTVVWLVILIFVMGLLAGGFILGAVHNAILLVVVAVLFVVVAALVVWNMCRGSRSIIEFIGHYPDTDLRTAKNGQYVKVSGVVTCGNVPLESSFQRIPRCVYTSTRLYEYRAWGSKPANPNHRHFTWGLRSSETHVVDFYISDFQSGLRALIKTGSGTRVAPFVDDSFVVDINPGNKDLSPEFVRWLGKRNLSSDERLMRLKEGYIKEGSTVSVMGIVQRNENVLMIVPPPEPLATGWQWPRCIFPASLDGIVLRHEDTSDVDVIPV; from the exons ATGGGTTCCAGATACCCATCTCACCGACTTGGCAATGGCCTTGTCGTATCCGGTCGACTTGAGCAGCCAAAAGAAAAGGCTCCAACAATGAGCTCATCTGCCATGCCTTATACAGGTGGGGATATTAAGAAATCAGGAGAGCTGGGGAAAATGTTTATCCCTACTGAAGGCTCTAAGTCTAGGAAATCTGGGCCAATAACCGGGCCTCCTTCAAGGACTGGATCTTTTGCAGGGGCTGCTTCACATTCAGGGTCAATGGTGTCAAATGCTGCTCCTCGTGCTGGCTATACTACATCGGGTCCTCTACCCTCCGGAGGCTTGCCTGGTTCAGCTTCACTAAAGAAATCGAGTTCTGGACCACTAAATAAACATGGGGAACCCATAAAGAAGTCCTCTGGCCCTCAATCTGGTGGAGTAACGCGACAAAATTCCGGATCTATTCCATCAGCCCTGCCAGCAACCGGTCTCATAACATCTGGACCTATTTCTTCAGGACCATTAAATTCTTCCGGTGCTCCTCGGAAAGTATCTGGTCCCTTGGAATCCACAGGTTCAATGAAATTAAACAGCTCCTCCATTAGTAACAACCCAGCTGTGACTACTTTAAGTCAGGATGATGACTATTCTGTGAGGAGGAACTTCCCAAAAACAGTAGTATGGTTGGTGATACTGATTTTTGTGATGGGATTGCTTGCTGGTGGGTTTATTCTTGGAGCTGTTCACAACGCCATCCTCCTTGTTGTTGTTGCGGTTCTTTTTGTCGTAGTTGCTGCATTAGTTGTTTGGAACATGTGTCGGGGAAGTAGATCTATCATAGAGTTCATTGGCCATTATCCTGATACTGATCTCAGAACTGCAAAAAATGGACAATATGTGAAAGTTTCTGGG GTGGTTACCTGTGGCAATGTCCCTTTGGAGTCTTCATTCCAAAGAATTCCTAGATGTGTCTATACCTCTACAAGATTATATGAGTATCGCGCATGGGGTTCAAAACCAGCCAACCCTAATCACCGCCATTTTACATGGGGACTGAGATCATCAGAG ACGCATGTtgttgatttctacatctctgATTTCCAATCTGGTTTAAGAGCATTGATCAAAACTGGCAGTGGCACGAGGGTAGCCCCTTTTGTTGATGATTCCTTTGTTGTTGATATTAACCCTGGAAATAAAGACCTGTCTCCAGAGTTTGTCAGGTGGCTGGGAAAGAGAAATCTTTCGAGTGATGAGCGTCTAATGAGATTGAAAGAAGG TTATATCAAAGAGGGCAGCACTGTTAGCGTGATGGGAATTGTTCAGAGAAATGAAAATGTGCTTATGATAGTCCCGCCTCCGGAGCCATTGGCAACTGGATGGCAATGGCCCAGATGCATCTTTCCAGCTAGCCTTGACGGTATTGTTTTGAGACATGAAGATACATCAGATGTTGATGTGATACCTGTATAG